DNA from Coffea arabica cultivar ET-39 chromosome 10c, Coffea Arabica ET-39 HiFi, whole genome shotgun sequence:
TCGGGCCAAGGGATGCGGTCCCCCTGGCTTCTGGGAACCATGAGGCCATCGTGATAGACATTGTCACCAACAACTATCGGGTGAAAAAGGTATATGTCGACCAGGGTAGTGCGGTCGACATCATGTTCTACAGGGTGTTCAAGGTGCTCGGATTAAGGGATGACCAGCTCACCCCGGTTCGGACATCTCTGGTGGGATTTACCGGACCACCCATCAGGTCGGAAGGGATGATCATCCTGATGGTCACAGTAGGACAGGCTCCCAAATGCCGGACTGTTCCCGTCAACTTCGTGGTGGTCAGGCAGCCGTCCCCGTACAATGTGTTCCTGGGGAGGCCTGCTTTGAACGCCCTCCGGGCTGTCTCCTCCACTTACCACCTCAGCGTCAAGTTCTCTACCCCGGGAGGGATAGCCGAGGTGCACGGCGACCCGGAGGTAGCCAGGGCTTGTTACCTAGCCACACTCCGGGGGCAGGAAAAGGTGGTCGCCCAGACAACCTGTCTGGAGCCCTACATCCCAGGGGACGAGGCCCAACAGCTGGGCACAGGATGAGACTGAGGAATTCCCCTTAAGGGAGGATCGGCCCAACCAGGTCCTCCGCATCGGAGCCTTGTTGCCCGCCAGAGAGAAGGAGGACTTGAAAGCTCTGCTAAGAGAGTACTCCCAGGTCTTCGCTTGGTCGGTTGATGACATGCCTGGGATCCCAACGGACCTGGCAGTCCACCACCTTGACGTCGACCCTCACTTCAAGCCGGTGAAGCAGAAGAAAAGGAGTTTTGCCCCTGAGAGGAACGAGGTGATCAAGGCGAAGGTCGGCAAGCTGTTGGAGTCCAAGATCATCCTGGAGGTCTACTACCCGACCTGGTTGGCCAATCCGGTCCTAGTCAAGAAGGAGGACCAGACCTGGAGGATGTGCGTAGACTTCACGGATCTTAACAAAGCCTACCCGAAGGATTGCTTTCCCCTGCCTAGAATCGACAGGTTAGTAGACTCTACTGTGGGTTTTGATGTTTTATGCTTCTTGGATGCTTTTAAGGGATACCACCAGATAGAGATGGATGAGGAGGATCGGGATAAGACCTCCTTCATCACTGAAGAAGGGACCTACTGCTACAGAACCATGCCGTTCGGACTTAAGAACGCGGGGGCCACTTACCAGCGCCTGGTCAACAAGCTATTCCGAGGCCAGATCGGCAGGAACATGGAGGTCTATGTGGACGACATGATCGTCAAAAGTCGGACTGACCAGCGGCTCATACCCGACCTGAGGGAGATCTTGAACATCCTGCTGCAAAGCCGGATGCGCCTAAATCCAAAGAAGTGCACCTTTGGGGTCAGGTCGGGAAGGTTCCTTGGTTTCTTGGTGTCACGAGACGGAATCAGGGCCAACCCGGACAAGCTCCAGGCCATCGTGGACATGGCCCCCCCAAGGAACGTGAAGGAAGTCCAGCGGCTCACGGGGAGAATGGCAGCCCTGAGCAGGTTCCTCTCGCGTTCCGCGGTTCGGGGACTACCCTTCTGGCGTCCAAGGACTTTCGTTGGACCGAGGAGTGTCAAAAAGCGTTCGCCGACCTGAAAGCGTATCTGGCCGAGCTGCCAACTCTGACCGCCCCAGAGTTAGGGGAGACCCTATTCCTATATCTGTCCACCTGCAACGAGGCCGTTAGTGCGGTCTTGGTACGGGAGGACAAGGGGGCTCAGAGGCCGGTGTATTACGTCAGCCGAGCTCTGCAGGGACCAGAGACGCGATACTCGCCCGCCGAGAAGCTGGTCCTTGTCTTGGTACATGCTGCTCGCAAGCTCCGCCCTTACTTCCAGGCTCACCGCGTTGTAGTACTGACCGACCAGCCCCTACGGCAGATACTCACCAAGCCCGAAGTGTCGGGCAGGATGACCAAGTGGGTCGTCGAGCTGGCCGAGCACGACCTTAGCTATCGGCCCCGCACCGCGATCAAGGCCCAGGCCTTAGCAGACTTCCTTGCGGAGGGGGCTAACTTAAACCAAACCGATTTGACCCCGACACCCACGGACACCCCGGCGGAGCAGCCTTGGGTGCTGTTCGTGGACGGTGCCTCGAGCAGGGAAGGGAGCGGAGCTGGCCTACTGCTCACCTCGCCAACCGGAAAAGAACTGACCTACGCGCTTAGGTTCGATTTTCCGGCATCCAACAACGAGGCAGAATATGAGGCCCTCCTGACGGGGCTGCGGATAGCCCACCAGATGGGCGTCACCACAGTCAGAGTTCGGAGCGACTCTCAGCTCGTCGTCCTCCAGGTCCGCGGGGAGTACGAGGCCAAGGATGAGGTCATGAAGAAATACCTGGCTAAGGTACGGGAGGCGATGGCCCTGTTCAGAACATTTGAAATAGAGCGGGTGCCGAGGTCCCAGAACAAGCGGGCAGACGCCCTCTCGAAGTTGGCGTCTTCCTCATTTGCCCACCTGAGCAAGGAGGTCTTAGTAGAGGTGGTAAAACAAAAAAGTATCGATCAGGCTCAGGTCCTGGCTATAGACAGCTCGGCCACCTGGATGACGCCCCTCATAGATTTCCTCAGCTCGGGTGCCCTCCCCGAAAACAAAGCCGAGGCACGCCGAATCCAGCTCCGGGCTGCCAAGTACGCCTACACCGGGGGTACCCTCTATAGGAGATCGTATCTGTCCCCCTGGTTAAAGTGCGTGACTCCCGAAGAAGGTGATTACGTCCTGCGCGAAGTCCATGAAGGAATATGTGCGGCACACGTGGGATCTCGGGTATTGGCCAAAAAGTGCCTCCTTCTGGGCTACTACTGGCCCTCTGTCTTCCGAGACGCAGCAGATCTGGTCCAGAAATGCCGAGCTTGCCAGGTACACGCCTCGCTGCGTCATCAGCTAGTTCAGGAGATGATTCCCATCCATAGTCCTTGGCCCTTCGCTCAATGGGGGATAGACCTCCTGGGTCCCTTCCCCCGAGCCCCGGGGAGATATGAGCATCTCGTGGTGGCCATTGACTACTTCACAAAATGGGTGGAGGCGGAGCCCCTGGTCTGTATCTCGGGGAAGGCAATTCGGAGATTCTTCTGGAAGAGCATAGTTTGCCGGTTTGGGATTCCGCATGTCCTGGTATCCGACAACGGCCGCCAGTTCGCCGAGAACCCTTTCCGGAGCTGGTACGCTGAGCTTGGAATCAACCAACACTTCACGTCGGTTGGTCATCCCCATGCCAATGGTCAGGTGGAGAACGCTAACCGAACTGTTCTGCAAGGGTTGAAGACTAAACTGGAGTCCGCCCAATCGAGCTGGCTGGATGAGCTTCCCAGCGTCCTCTGGGCTTACCGTACTACGCCCCGGACGGCTACCCAAGAGACCCCGTTCTCCCTAACTTACGGAGTAGAGGCGGTGGTGCCAGCGGAAGTCGGACTTCCCTCACCCAGAACACAGAATTTCGTGGCAACCTCCAACGAGGAAGAGCTTCGGTGCAGCTTGGACATGCTCGAAGCCAGGCGTGAGGAAGCGGCTGTTCGGATGGCTAAGTATAAAAGCCAGCTCGCCCGCTATCACAACGCCAAAGTGAGGACGGTACAGTACCAGCCTGGGGACCTCGTCCTAAGGAAGAACTCGATCAGCCGAACTCACAGTTCCAACAAGCTCGACCCAAATTGGGAGGGCCCCTACAAGGTCATTGAGGTAGGTCGGGCCGGTTACTGCAGGTTCGCCAGCATGGATGGATCCGAGGTACCCCGTACTTGGCACTTCTCCAATCTGCGATTGTTTATAGCATAGGGTGGCCTAGAAATTCGAGTCTGTACTCTGGAATCagaattcttgttttctcaaTCAATAAAAGCCTGAATTTACAATCTGCTTGTACTTGTTTCATGGTCACATTTTTAACGAGTCTGCACCTCACACTAGCACACTAAGCGATCTCTCGCTCAATGTCCTAGTGGGGGGCTAGGGGTACGGAGCGGGTCAAGTGTGAAgtgttcgacccaggaggtcggcacgaacGCAATTAATGTTTAAAGTGTGAAGTGTTCGACCCAGGGGGTCGGCACGAACGCACTTAGTGTTTAAAGTGTGAAGTGTTcgacccaagaggtcggcacgaaTGCACTTAAGGTTTAAAGTATGAAGTggtcgacccaggaggtcggcacgagCGCACTTAATGTTTATGAActgttcgacccaggaggtcggatCGACAGAATGGGAGCCGGCAAGAAATGCAGAATAGTCCTCAAGTTTTATACATGCATTCGaggcctatctattacaaggcTTACAGAGTCTCTGAGccgcctatctattacaaggtATTCCACCTATCTACCGCAAAATTCCCGAGTTGGCGGCCCCCTTCGGTGTCTGTTCTACCCGCTGGTGGCCCGACCGGGATAGGAGCTGAAGGTACATCTTAATCATGTTGAGAGGCGTATGGTGGAAGCCATTCAGGAGCCCGGGAGCAGGGGAGCCCTTCCGTCTCGGATGGACCTCCAAGAGCATTTTCAACTGGAGCACGGTCACATCCTTATAAGAAGACAGAAAGGGTCCCTGGGGTGGCTGCCGCCCTAGACCACCGGCTCCTTCCCGGCAGCTCGGCCAGGAGACCCGTCCTCCTCCAAGGGAACTTCCTCCAGCTCGGCCCCAGTGTCAGCCCGGGTCGCCAGCTCCTTCAGGGAGTGCCCCTTGCGATACCCGTCGAAGAGCCAGTCCAGCCTCGCCTCGGCTGCAGGGTTGTAGTCCTTGAATCTCGCCAAGTCGAGACCAGGAGGATTGAGCTTCTTCACCTTGTCCAGGGCCCGGGTGCAGCCGACCTGGAGGATGGGCAGGTTGAGGTGGGCGATGTCCTCCTCAAACTGGTCGGACGTAAGGAACTCCCGAACAGCCCTCTTCCGCTCCCGGCTGACGGTGCCGGAGAGCTCGAGGACATGCTCCTCCTTCAGCTTGGCCACACCGGCCTTCTCCTGGTCGAGCTCCGACCTGGTAGAGGCGAGCTGGACCTGAGCAGCGTCCAGCTCCTTCTCGGCCTTGTCCAGTTTGGCCTTGAGGGAGCTTGCCTCCTTGAGGGCCTGGGACAGATTCTTCTCCGCCTCCAGGTTCTTTTTCCGAATCTTCTCCAGGTCGGGTGACAGCTCGGAGAAGCAGGTCACCAGGGCGGCACCAGCGGCGTTGGCCTGAAGGAGAAAGAAAGCAGTTCAACGCGTCACACTACCTAGCCCAGACACGGAGGCCAAATCATCCCAGGGGCAGAAAACTTACTTGGGCCTGGGAGGTGAAGTACATATCCTGGAGCTCGGCTGGGTCGGCGAGCTCCATCCACCTCTTGTCCCGCGGAAGGACCGAGCCCACCATCAGCTCCCGAGCTGCCTCAGGGAATTGGACCCGGTCGTTGATGGAGAGCTTCCAGGAGGGGCAGAAGTGGCGGGGATCGTGCATAGTGGAGGCCTGGCCCGGCTTCTGGGGGAGGATGTGGCGGAAGTGCCACAAGCTCGGAGGAGGGGACTCCAGAGCATGCTCCTCAGCGGAGCCAACGCCCACGTGGACGGGACCCCCAGATGGCACAAGGGGGAGCGGCGAGGGAACAGCCGGCGCGGGCCTCTTTTGCCCGACCTGTGGGGCCTCCTCAGCCCTGCCCCTCTTCTGCCCGGCCACTTTCTTCTTGTTGGCGGCCTGCTTGGAGGGGTAGGGTTGTGACGTCTCTTTCTGGGGGGCTGAGCCGCCCCCCGGGGTGGACGCCCCACCTGGGGCCCCCCGAGCAGCCTCAGGCTGGGGGTCGGGAGTGGCCTCCTCGAGGGGTGCGCCCAGTAGCTGGGAGAGCTTCCTCACTGCAATGAACACCACCAGATCAGCCAAACGCAAGACAGTTAagggtaaaaaaaaaggaaaactataTACTACAAATGCGACAGGGGCAAAGCCAGCGTTACAGGTGTCGAGTTTGGACTGGGGGGTAGCCACCTCCCCAGAGGATCCGGACACCGTCCCCATCAGCCCGGCTGCGGAGATCTGCTCAGTGGAGATCTTGGTGACATCGAGCTTCACCTTGGAACCCAACAGCTGGCCGAGGGTCTCGTAGTCCAGGTCCTCCGGGTAGGGGTCGGCCTTGACTCCCCCAACCTTCCACACATTGGGGGGAAAATGTGTGGACCTGACAAAGAAGAAGTCCTCCTTCCAGTCCTTCACGGAGGAGGGGAGCCCGTAGAACAACTCTTGGGCCCCTTTTCCCCCCTTGGTCTGGGGGCCACGGCGGGAGAAGTAGTACCACCCCGGGAGGGCGGCCTTAAGAATGAAGGCAGCTcggaagagggagagagagtaaGGGATGTCGCAGAGAAGGCAGTAGATCAGGAATCCGGTGATGATCCTGATAGAGGTGGGATGAAACTGTGTGATTCTGAGCCCCCAGTGGTTCAGAATCTCGGTTAGAGCTGGATGGATGGGGAGACGGAGCCCTGCGATGAGTTGCTCCCTATAGATGGCTACAAAGCCAGGAGGAGGCCGGCAGGCCCGGTCGTCGGGCCCGGCCAACCTCGGCTCGTAGGCTCGAGGGATGGAGTACGACCTAGccagttcggccaaatcctggGGAGAGAGGGTGGCCTCCTGCAGGTCGGGATAGCCATAGGAGAATTCAGGATCATTCCCCTGCTCGGGAGCAGGGGACCCCCCCGATGAGTCCCTATCCTCCCCGGCTCCCTCCTGGGCTCCGCCAGGGGAATCATGGGGGGATTTGGGGGAGGGAGTGGAGGTAGCCTGCCGCGCGATGAGCGCGTCGAGCTCGGCTGCCTCCTCAAGGGCTTGGGCCGAAGGGGAGTGGGCAGACGGAGAACTCATGGTATCGGTAGGCTCAAGTAGGTTTGAGGTGTGGAAGCTGGGGttagagaaagaagaagaggaaggggGAGGAGGAGAAGATGGTGATGAAGATGAGGGGGAAGGCGAGGAGAGAACGGTGATCCGGGGGGCTCTGCGGCGGACGGAAATTATAGCAACAGAGGAAGAGGCGCCGGAATGATCCGACATAAAAAATGGGAGGCGGCAGAAGGCAAAAGAGACACTgcaaagagggaggatgaatcgCAAAAAGGACTTACTGATGACGGCAGGAGAAGGACTGAAGGCTCGCCGGAATCTGGGCACAGGACGCCGGAAGTTGCTGGAAAACGGAAATGTGGGTGCACAGGGGGAGTGATAACTTgaaatgcacaagaagaagCGGAAATGGCAAATGGGACAGAGGAGAATTTGGCATCCCCTATTTATGGGGGGAAGAGTGGAGGGAGAACGGTTGCGTGAATTTGAACCGACCCCCATGTGAACGCATTTAATGCTGACACGAAAACCGAGGAGGCGGGACAGCTGAAAGGACGCGGGCGCAGCGTCCCTGTGACAGCCCTGTACCAGAAGTGACCTCGGCAGAGTAGTGTGCGGCTCTGGCCTCCCACGTGGCGGAGGTAGATTAGGTCTGCCTGACAGTcctacctaatctagggggctagTGCAGAGGCCCCATTCTGGgcccagacacgtggcagcccaggaaTGGCCGAGCTGGGCCTTGGCCCTCAGACCCCTGGGAGCGGCCCCGGGCCGTACCGACTAGGGCTCCCAGGGGAGGCGAAGGTCCTCCCCGAAGAGGTCGGGGGTAATCCCCCTGAGTGCGGGATACTATCTATACTGGGCAAGTCCCGCGTCGTGCGGAGGTCGGGCTCCCTTGCAGGTATAAATAATAACACACATCCACTgtacaaggtacgctcactattgaCAATTTACTCTGGACAGTTACTACTTCCCGTGAACCtcactcaccggaaaactaacttggccgtcggagtgccctcggggacaacCCTCGGGCCCCCTTTGTTAGCTCATCCTTTCTGTTTTGCAGGCTTGGAGTCAGCTCTGCCATCAGCGACCCGAGCTGATCAGGTCAGCTCTCCTAGGGGAAGTCCCGTGCTTCTTCACCCAACATTTTCTATAGCAAGGCCTGGCTGCCAAGATCATTGTGGAAATGTAAGCATTCCATTTCCATTCGGTATTACAGAAGGTTGTTACCTTAACGAAAAATTCTTTATCAACTGCATCAACTCTTCAACATCTGTCCCTCAACCAGTTCTGCGCAACAGTACAATCAATGTCACAGAAATATCTCTGGAAGGTCAGGTGCACCTTATGCAGTATATAGCAATTGATTGCTATAATGAAAACAGAAGTTTATTTTCCCACAATTCACCATGGATGAGATTATCTAAACGCTTTACCTTTAACAGTACAGCTAATAAATTCATTGTCGTTGGCTGTGATGCCTACGGTATAGTTTATGGTTTTGGTCAACACCGGAGCTACGCAACTGGATGTGTCCCTTCCTGTTATTATAAGGAAGATGTAATTGATGGCTCTTGTTCTGGCATCGGTTGCTGCCGGACAGATATCCCACCAGGGGCATGGAATATTAATGTGAGGTTGACCAGTCTTAGTAGACACACCAAGGTGTGGGATTTCAATCCTTGCAGCTATGCTTTTGTGGTCGAAGAGAAGGCTTTCAATTTTTCTGCAGATAACCTCACCAACTTGAGCGTTGATTTAAGTCTTCCCGTCGTGGCCGATTGGACCATTGAGGACGGGTCATGTGAAGTTGCCCAAAGAAA
Protein-coding regions in this window:
- the LOC140015752 gene encoding uncharacterized protein — its product is MAELGLGPQTPGSGPGPYRLGLPGEAKVLPEEVGGNPPECGILSILGKSRVVRRSGSLAGLESALPSATRADQVSSPRGSPVLLQLAPTRSKRTAESTGPGGGEGFQQKEAGASQGAGGSALSGERRQQIFQFVTENLPMLEDIIRQAKKGEGAGGAQTSKAKGKEKELPPDPSEDESRDQPPRRKRPRTPPRPRASVVGDSERYSRDRSARSHPRDPSPRKPTRNGFERSTARSVKSRPRDPIYLDPARDELEQILRPRPYEDNYATSPFTREIEDYPLPRRFKIPSIEMYDASTDPEDHLSVFLTHMRLQTAVDEVRCKTFPMFLKGKARLWFQGLKPGSIRSFPELARQFAAQFVSSKVYARNATHLMSIRQRPEESLRNFMTRFNAESLQVRDKNEKVVMVAFTNGLRVEELFYDLAKKPPVNLEELLRRAHEAANAEEAGRLKKESDRELGNRKGRTNPPEGKDVPSKKNVFDRLSKEKAPALPPLPEKTYTPLTRPKAQILAVMEAEGLGDRPPKMGTPRNKRNQDRYCAFHRDVGHDTEGCWALRKEIEDLIQRGFLGRFVRRPGQEPGRSHYGDRHEGRRRDRPERRDAPQGHSPDQDTQNLAGVINTIAGGPTGGNSHAARKNKRPPPEGDDSLKRLRMDEKITFGPRDAVPLASGNHEAIVIDIVTNNYRVKKVYVDQGSAVDIMFYRVFKVLGLRDDQLTPVRTSLVGFTGPPIRSEGMIILMVTVGQAPKCRTVPVNFVVVRQPSPYNVFLGRPALNALRAVSSTYHLSVKFSTPGGIAEVHGDPEGTRPNSWAQDETEEFPLREDRPNQVLRIGALLPAREKEDLKALLREYSQVFAWSVDDMPGIPTDLAVHHLDVDPHFKPVKQKKRSFAPERNEVIKAKVGKLLESKIILEVYYPTWLANPVLVKKEDQTWRMCVDFTDLNKAYPKDCFPLPRIDRLVDSTVGFDVLCFLDAFKGYHQIEMDEEDRDKTSFITEEGTYCYRTMPFGLKNAGATYQRLVNKLFRGQIGRNMEVYVDDMIVKSRTDQRLIPDLREILNILLQSRMRLNPKKCTFGGQPGQAPGHRGHGPPKEREGSPAAHGENGSPEQVPLAFRGSGTTLLASKDFRWTEECQKAFADLKAYLAELPTLTAPELGETLFLYLSTCNEAVSAVLVREDKGAQRPVYYVSRALQGPETRYSPAEKLVLVLVHAARKLRPYFQAHRVVVLTDQPLRQILTKPEVSGRMTKWVVELAEHDLSYRPRTAIKAQALADFLAEGANLNQTDLTPTPTDTPAEQPWVLFVDGASSREGSGAGLLLTSPTGKELTYALRFDFPASNNEAEYEALLTGLRIAHQMGVTTVRVRSDSQLVVLQVRGEYEAKDEVMKKYLAKVREAMALFRTFEIERVPRSQNKRADALSKLASSSFAHLSKEVLVEVVKQKSIDQAQVLAIDSSATWMTPLIDFLSSGALPENKAEARRIQLRAAKYAYTGGTLYRRSYLSPWLKCVTPEEGDYVLREVHEGICAAHVGSRVLAKKCLLLGYYWPSVFRDAADLVQKCRACQVHASLRHQLVQEMIPIHSPWPFAQWGIDLLGPFPRAPGRYEHLVVAIDYFTKWVEAEPLVCISGKAIRRFFWKSIVCRFGIPHVLVSDNGRQFAENPFRSWYAELGINQHFTSVGHPHANGQVENANRTVLQGLKTKLESAQSSWLDELPSVLWAYRTTPRTATQETPFSLTYGVEAVVPAEVGLPSPRTQNFVATSNEEELRCSLDMLEARREEAAVRMAKYKSQLARYHNAKVRTVQYQPGDLVLRKNSISRTHSSNKLDPNWEGPYKVIEELKVHLNHVERRMVEAIQEPGSRGALPSRMDLQEHFQLEHGHILIRRQKGSLGWLPP